The following DNA comes from Ornithobacterium rhinotracheale DSM 15997.
GAAACGACTTTTTTTATATACTAAAAAATGTTTAAAAATCACATTTTCCATATTTTTTCATGAACTCTTCTGCCGTGCGCACCATATTTCTAGAGCCACAGAAAAACGGTACTCTTTCGTGTAAACTCTCGGGCTGAATTTCCAAAATCCTTTGATAACCATCACTTGCAAATCCGCCCGCTTGCTCAGTGAGCATCGCCATGGGATTACACTCATACAACAATCTTAATTTGCCTTTTGGGTGATTGGTGCCTGAGGGATAAATATAAATTCCACCTTTCATCATATTTCTGTGAAAATCTGCCACAAGCGAACCGATGTAGCGCGAAGTATAAGGTCTATCTCCTTCAGATTCTTGGCAATATTTAATATAATCCTTCACCCCTTGCGGAAAATGCACATAATTTCCTTCGTTGATGGAATAAATATTCCCCGTTGGTGGAAATTTCATATTCGGGTGCGACAGATAAAATGTCCCAATGGCAGGATCCAGCGTAAACCCGTTCACGCCATTTCCCGTTGTATAAACCAAAATCGTAGAAAGCCCATACAGCACATAGCCTGCCGCCACTTGGTGGATTCCTTTTTGTAAAAAATCCTCCATCTGCACAGGTGTTCCCTCGGGAGTTACGCGACGATATACCGAGAATATCGTCCCCACCGTGACATTCACATCGGCATTGGAAGACCCATCGAGCGGATCTATGAGCACAACATATTTACTCAAGTGCGAATTTCCTCCGCCCTCGATTTGAATAAAATCCTCGTTCTCTTCCGAGGCTATTCCGCAAACCACCTCACGCTGTGTGAGTGCTTTGATAAATGTCTCATTGGCAAAAACATCTAGCTTTTTCTGCTGTTCGCCCTGCACATTTTCGCTGCCCACATCGCCCAAAATCTTCTCCACAAGCCCCGCCTTGTTCACTTCTTGATTCACCACTTTGGTTGCCAATTTTATACAGCTCAAAAGCCGCGAAAGCTCACCTGTGGAATACTTAAAATCGTTTTGATTCTGAATAATAAATTCGCCGAGAGTTTGGTAATTTTTAGCCATGATAGAAATTTTATTGTTAAGGTTCTCTCAAAGTTAGTAATTAATTTTCACAAATTCAATTATTTAAAAATAAAATTCTGAGCGGTTTTATACATTTTTTTTATTTAAAAATCTAAATGATTAAATTTGTAGAAAAGCCTTTATTTAGCATTATGAAACCAAAATTTATCATCATTAATGGTCCTAACTTAAACCTACTCGGCACACGCGAACCAGAAATCTACGGCAACAAAACTTTTGAAGATTTTTTGCCAGAAATCCGTGAAAAATTTTCGCATTGCGACATTGAATATTACCAAACCAATCACGAGGGCAGCATTATCGACAAATTGCACGAAGTGGGATTTTCCTACCAAGGCATCGTCCTAAACGCTGGTGCCTACACGCATTATTCTTACGCCATTGCCGATGCGCTTAAAGCCATCAAAACGCCGTGTATCGAAATCCATATTTCGGACATTTATGCGAGAGAAGATTTTAGAAGCCAATCCGTTACGGGTGTAAACTGCATCAGCATTGTGAGCGGAAAAGGCTTGGAGGGCTATAAAATTGCCTTGCAGGAATTGCTCGATTATTTAAAAATCTAAATTTCGCTTATTTTTCGATGAGAATTCTACACACCGCCGATTGGCACATTGGCAAAAAACTGCACAATTACGATTTACACCAAGATTTTGATTTATTCATCGATTGGCTTTGCCAATTGGTGGAAAATCGTGAGATTGATTTAATTTTGGTCTCGGGCGATATTTTTGACACAGGCAATCCTTCTGCCGAAAGCCGAAAGCAGTTTTACCAAAGCTTAATTCGTTTGCAAAAATTAAATTGCCAAATCATTCTCACAGGAGGCAATCACGATTCGGCTTCTATGCTTAATGCGCCAAAAGATATTTTAAACGAAATTTCGGTGAAAATGATTGGCGGCATGCCCGAAAACATAGAGGATTGTGTGATCCCTTTCAAGAAAAATGACGAAGAAATCGTAATTTGCGCCATTCCGTTTTTGCGCGATGCAGATTTGCGCCGCGCCAACGATGGCTTGTCTTACGAAGACCGCATTCAAGCCGTGCAAAAAGGGATTGAAAACACTTATGCTCAGGCTGCAAAATACTGCGAATTGCAATTTCCAAATGTACCCGTCATCGCCATGGGGCATTTGTTCACGGCGGGTGTTTCCTCAACATCGGATAGCGAGCGAGATATCCAAATCGGGAACGAGGCAAAATTTGATGCGCATCGTTTGAGCAATCGTTTTGCCTATGTGGCACTTGGGCACATTCACAAGCCACAGAGAATCAATGCAGAAAAACCCACTTTTTATTCAGGCTCTCCGCTTCCGCTTTCATTTAGCGAAAGAAAAGACGAAAAAAGAGTGCTTTTAATCGATACAGAAAAGGGTTTTGAGCCCGAAAGCATTTCCGTACCGAGTTTTAGGAAATTAATTCGTATTTCGGGAGATTTAGAAAACATTAAAACTAAACTTAATACGCTAAACAGCGATTCTACACTGACTAATTTGCTAGAAATAGAGCTTAAAGAGCCTAAATTTTCAATTCAGGTGGAAACGGATTTTTTGGATTTAATTTCCAATTTTAAAGAAGAAAATTTCAGCATTATTAAAACTAAAATGTTTTTTGAAGACCGAGTTTTGGGCACCAATGAGCTTTTTCATCAAGATGTAAATATTTCGGATTTAAGCCCAAATGAAGTTTTTGATGAATTTTTGGAAACGCAAACTTTGGACGATGCATATGCAAAAGAATTAAGGGAAGCTTTTACGATTTTGCTGCAAGAAGTGTATGACCAACAAACCGAAAACCTTTAGCCATGAAAATCCTAAAAATCGAATTTAAAAACATCAACTCGCTGGAAGGGGAGCACTGCATAGATTTCACGCAGAAACCTTTTGAAGACAACAGTCTTTTTGCCATTACAGGCCCTACGGGAAGCGGAAAATCCACGATTCTAGATGTGATTTCGCTTGCGTTGTACAACAAAATTCCTCGCCTAGACTCCATCAGCAAAAGTAATATCGAAAAAACGGGTTCTATCCTTACGAAAGGAAAAAAAGAAGCCATGGCAGCGGTGACCTACGCTTGCACCCGAGGCACTATAAAATCCGTGTGGAGCATTCGTGTGAATAGAAACGGGAATTTGGCTGAATATGAAATGTTTGTGTACGATGAAAAGGGCACACCACTGAATCAAAAAAAGAGCGAAGCACCTGCACTCAACGAGCAATTTATTGGGCTAAGTTATGAGCAATTCATCAAATCGGCATTGCTGGCTCAGGGCGAATTTGCTAAATTTTTAAAAGAGGATAAAAAATCAAGATTTCAGCTTTTAGAGAAAATCACGGGGGCAAATATTTATCGTTTAATCGGGCAAAAAGCTTATGAGAAAAATAAAAATTCAGGCGAGCAAATTAAACTTTGGGAAAGAGACAAAGCG
Coding sequences within:
- a CDS encoding exonuclease SbcCD subunit D C-terminal domain-containing protein — protein: MRILHTADWHIGKKLHNYDLHQDFDLFIDWLCQLVENREIDLILVSGDIFDTGNPSAESRKQFYQSLIRLQKLNCQIILTGGNHDSASMLNAPKDILNEISVKMIGGMPENIEDCVIPFKKNDEEIVICAIPFLRDADLRRANDGLSYEDRIQAVQKGIENTYAQAAKYCELQFPNVPVIAMGHLFTAGVSSTSDSERDIQIGNEAKFDAHRLSNRFAYVALGHIHKPQRINAEKPTFYSGSPLPLSFSERKDEKRVLLIDTEKGFEPESISVPSFRKLIRISGDLENIKTKLNTLNSDSTLTNLLEIELKEPKFSIQVETDFLDLISNFKEENFSIIKTKMFFEDRVLGTNELFHQDVNISDLSPNEVFDEFLETQTLDDAYAKELREAFTILLQEVYDQQTENL
- a CDS encoding type II 3-dehydroquinate dehydratase, with the translated sequence MIKFVEKPLFSIMKPKFIIINGPNLNLLGTREPEIYGNKTFEDFLPEIREKFSHCDIEYYQTNHEGSIIDKLHEVGFSYQGIVLNAGAYTHYSYAIADALKAIKTPCIEIHISDIYAREDFRSQSVTGVNCISIVSGKGLEGYKIALQELLDYLKI
- the fbp gene encoding class 1 fructose-bisphosphatase; translation: MAKNYQTLGEFIIQNQNDFKYSTGELSRLLSCIKLATKVVNQEVNKAGLVEKILGDVGSENVQGEQQKKLDVFANETFIKALTQREVVCGIASEENEDFIQIEGGGNSHLSKYVVLIDPLDGSSNADVNVTVGTIFSVYRRVTPEGTPVQMEDFLQKGIHQVAAGYVLYGLSTILVYTTGNGVNGFTLDPAIGTFYLSHPNMKFPPTGNIYSINEGNYVHFPQGVKDYIKYCQESEGDRPYTSRYIGSLVADFHRNMMKGGIYIYPSGTNHPKGKLRLLYECNPMAMLTEQAGGFASDGYQRILEIQPESLHERVPFFCGSRNMVRTAEEFMKKYGKCDF